From one Haloferax marinisediminis genomic stretch:
- a CDS encoding histidine kinase N-terminal 7TM domain-containing protein gives MNGGLSAPIVLLVGVSLAAFVVATTFVRRRRDRPGAKELGGLLVAVGTWCGLYAAQLTVSSKADMVFIYQLIYFCIVPIPVLWFTFVTSYTGSRPMPLGVWAVGLIVSTGYVMGALLWPETTLVWTDVTVVPLGEMETLSLEKGPVFYIFFAYSYLLFVWGLVRLSRSGITNRGTLRNQHRAIGLALFVVLVPNVAYNVGLAPFEFDPTPFAFTVAMLLFVVADSQYGLFRAHPLARDIAREHVIEEMVDGVFVIDRSNVVTDINPAAAEALGVSSQQIVGRQLDDVLPDLAVPTGATQMEQPTSYRAPDDQRYDVRVSPLSDSRNGIQGSIVTLHNVTDARQREERLAVLNRILRHDIRNGLNVVGGYAELMTEPDADEETKEMAGTRVKNRTNELLELAEKIRAIEKGLDRHAERQTVELMHILRTVVDRVARDWPDASLSLSGPDEVAVVATPIVEVLFDNLVENAAEHCGAAPNIDVQVTAADEWVIIDIADDGPGVPPEELSVIEAGETQLHHTSGIGLWLVTWLVRQSNGSIDFDVTDAGTTVNVRLKPASEDAVVVPA, from the coding sequence ATGAACGGTGGGCTTTCCGCACCCATAGTGCTTCTCGTCGGCGTCTCTCTGGCCGCGTTTGTCGTCGCCACCACGTTCGTTCGGCGCCGGCGTGACAGACCGGGAGCGAAAGAACTCGGAGGCCTACTCGTCGCCGTCGGCACGTGGTGTGGACTTTACGCTGCCCAACTCACCGTCAGTTCGAAGGCGGATATGGTATTTATATACCAGCTGATATATTTCTGCATTGTTCCGATTCCAGTGCTGTGGTTCACGTTCGTCACGTCGTACACAGGGAGTCGACCGATGCCATTAGGTGTGTGGGCGGTGGGACTCATCGTCTCGACAGGCTACGTTATGGGTGCGCTGTTGTGGCCCGAGACGACACTGGTCTGGACGGACGTCACCGTCGTCCCACTCGGCGAAATGGAGACGTTATCTCTCGAAAAGGGACCGGTGTTTTACATATTCTTCGCGTATAGCTACCTCCTCTTCGTCTGGGGGCTCGTCAGACTCAGTCGAAGCGGCATCACGAATCGGGGGACGCTCCGTAACCAACACCGTGCCATTGGACTCGCACTCTTCGTCGTTCTGGTCCCGAACGTGGCGTACAACGTCGGACTCGCGCCCTTCGAGTTCGACCCGACCCCGTTCGCGTTCACGGTTGCAATGCTCCTGTTCGTCGTTGCAGACTCGCAGTACGGGTTGTTCAGGGCCCATCCTCTGGCCCGTGATATCGCCCGTGAACACGTTATCGAGGAGATGGTTGACGGCGTCTTCGTCATCGACAGGTCGAACGTCGTCACCGACATCAACCCCGCGGCAGCAGAGGCGCTCGGGGTGTCTTCACAGCAGATCGTGGGCCGCCAACTCGACGACGTGCTGCCCGACCTCGCTGTCCCAACCGGGGCGACACAGATGGAACAACCGACCAGCTACCGCGCACCAGACGACCAGAGATACGACGTGAGGGTGTCGCCGCTTTCAGACTCCAGAAACGGGATTCAAGGGTCAATCGTCACGCTCCACAACGTCACCGACGCGCGGCAACGAGAGGAACGCCTCGCCGTACTCAACCGAATCCTCCGACACGACATCCGAAATGGCCTCAACGTCGTTGGAGGATACGCAGAACTCATGACCGAACCGGACGCCGACGAAGAGACGAAGGAGATGGCGGGAACTCGTGTCAAGAACCGCACCAACGAACTACTGGAACTGGCCGAGAAGATTCGCGCAATCGAGAAGGGACTCGACCGACACGCAGAGCGGCAGACCGTCGAGTTGATGCATATCTTGCGAACAGTCGTCGACAGGGTCGCCCGTGACTGGCCCGACGCCTCGCTCTCGCTGTCCGGTCCCGACGAAGTTGCTGTCGTCGCCACGCCCATCGTGGAAGTGCTCTTCGACAACCTCGTCGAAAACGCGGCAGAACATTGTGGGGCGGCACCGAACATCGACGTGCAGGTGACGGCCGCCGACGAGTGGGTCATCATTGATATCGCCGACGATGGCCCCGGTGTCCCCCCCGAAGAGCTATCAGTCATCGAAGCGGGCGAGACACAACTCCACCACACAAGCGGAATCGGACTGTGGTTGGTTACGTGGCTCGTCAGGCAGTCGAACGGGTCTATCGACTTCGACGTGACCGACGCCGGAACGACCGTCAATGTTCGTCTGAAGCCTGCTAGTGAAGACGCTGTGGTGGTTCCCGCGTAG
- a CDS encoding M24 family metallopeptidase has protein sequence MTPFERRTHACQERLATVDASAAVLFPSRNLLYLAGFEEEPAERHLFLFVPREGTPVFLVPDLYETQVRAESWVANVETWSDDEDPVAAVREVVSDLDLGDGRILVDDTMWAQFTQDLQSVLPDVEFGLASEVIAPLRAKKDDAELDALRRAGAVADRVVDRLRDMGDQCVGMTETELAGEIEQLLAEEGGEGVAFGPIVGSGPNGAMPHHTYGDRIIESGDPVVLDFGTRVDHYPSDQTRTVVFGGDPPVEFERVHEVVQAARTAAFEAVEPGVTAGEIDWAAREVIEDAGYGDRFIHRTGHGVGLDVHEEPYIVAGSDRELDVGNVFSIEPGVYLPDEFGVRIEDLVVVTEDGAELLNDTDRHWQI, from the coding sequence ATGACTCCCTTCGAACGACGTACCCACGCGTGCCAAGAGCGATTGGCTACGGTCGATGCGTCGGCCGCCGTCTTGTTCCCGAGTCGGAACCTCCTCTACCTCGCTGGATTCGAGGAGGAACCGGCCGAGCGCCACCTCTTCTTGTTCGTCCCACGAGAAGGGACGCCAGTGTTTCTCGTCCCGGACCTCTACGAAACGCAGGTCCGCGCCGAGTCGTGGGTCGCGAACGTCGAGACGTGGAGTGACGACGAAGACCCAGTCGCCGCCGTCAGAGAAGTCGTCTCGGACCTCGACCTCGGTGACGGCCGCATCCTCGTCGACGACACGATGTGGGCGCAGTTCACGCAGGACCTCCAGTCTGTCCTCCCCGACGTCGAATTCGGGCTCGCGAGCGAGGTCATCGCTCCGCTTCGTGCGAAAAAAGACGATGCCGAACTCGATGCGCTCCGCCGTGCGGGGGCAGTCGCAGACCGCGTCGTCGACCGTCTCCGCGACATGGGCGACCAGTGTGTCGGGATGACGGAGACGGAACTCGCCGGCGAAATCGAGCAACTGCTCGCCGAAGAGGGCGGCGAGGGTGTCGCCTTTGGCCCAATCGTCGGGTCGGGACCGAACGGGGCGATGCCGCACCACACCTACGGCGACCGAATCATCGAATCCGGTGACCCTGTCGTCCTCGACTTCGGGACCCGAGTAGACCACTATCCGAGCGACCAGACGAGAACAGTCGTCTTCGGCGGCGACCCACCCGTCGAGTTCGAGCGCGTTCACGAAGTCGTCCAAGCGGCCCGAACGGCCGCGTTCGAGGCCGTCGAACCTGGTGTCACCGCGGGCGAAATCGACTGGGCGGCCCGCGAGGTCATCGAAGACGCCGGCTACGGCGACCGATTCATCCACCGAACCGGCCACGGGGTCGGCCTCGATGTCCACGAAGAACCGTACATCGTCGCCGGAAGCGACCGTGAACTCGACGTTGGAAACGTCTTCAGCATCGAGCCCGGTGTCTACCTTCCCGACGAGTTTGGTGTTCGAATCGAGGACCTCGTGGTGGTCACCGAAGACGGCGCGGAGCTGTTGAACGACACCGACCGGCACTGGCAGATTTGA
- a CDS encoding CNNM domain-containing protein, with the protein MVGVETAVRLFGGLVLLFANAFFVVSEFAMTRVPQFERSAFEGSRGLERAWKMTERLEVYLSGCQVGITISSVGLGVVAEPAVAAVFGALLGGGAGAHTSLSVILSLSVINLAHVVLGEQVPTYLGVERSRFVAKYTAPVLYAWTKLMYPVIVVADWFAKRLLSLGGVEITRSWQEAELDHEDEDGEGGRLSRGEVRSQMGDILSRGSLPEDRREEVLNALRIGQLSVRRVMVPEDDVVALTTAATTDENLDRIRTNPQHSRFPLVGESLDDVRGVVYAPTVLASIDRLQSGDRTLEDIAAPPLSVSADLPVSDLIDRLQEENQELAMVRDPDTDEVVGLVTASDAFESITGQLYDPLDLGA; encoded by the coding sequence ATGGTCGGTGTCGAGACTGCGGTCCGTCTCTTCGGTGGTCTCGTACTGTTGTTCGCGAACGCATTCTTCGTCGTCTCTGAGTTCGCGATGACTCGCGTCCCACAGTTCGAGCGGTCGGCGTTCGAAGGGTCGCGTGGACTCGAACGCGCGTGGAAGATGACCGAACGGTTAGAGGTCTATCTCTCGGGGTGTCAGGTCGGTATTACCATCTCCAGTGTCGGCCTCGGCGTCGTCGCCGAACCGGCCGTCGCCGCCGTCTTCGGCGCACTCCTCGGCGGTGGTGCGGGCGCGCACACGTCGCTGTCGGTCATTCTGTCACTGTCGGTCATCAACCTCGCCCACGTCGTCCTCGGTGAGCAGGTTCCCACGTACCTCGGCGTCGAGCGGTCTCGGTTCGTGGCGAAGTACACTGCTCCCGTGTTGTACGCGTGGACGAAACTCATGTACCCAGTCATCGTCGTCGCCGACTGGTTCGCAAAGCGGTTGTTGTCGCTCGGCGGTGTGGAGATAACCCGGTCGTGGCAAGAAGCAGAACTCGACCACGAAGACGAAGACGGCGAGGGTGGGCGCCTCAGTCGCGGAGAGGTCCGGAGCCAGATGGGCGATATCCTCTCCCGTGGATCGCTTCCCGAGGACCGCCGTGAAGAGGTTCTCAACGCCCTCCGAATCGGCCAGTTGTCCGTTCGACGAGTGATGGTCCCAGAAGACGACGTCGTCGCACTCACCACGGCAGCGACGACCGACGAGAACCTCGACCGAATTCGGACGAACCCACAGCACTCGCGGTTCCCACTCGTCGGTGAGTCGTTAGACGACGTTCGTGGCGTCGTCTACGCGCCGACCGTCCTCGCGTCTATCGACCGGCTCCAGTCGGGCGACCGAACGCTCGAAGACATCGCTGCCCCGCCACTCTCTGTCTCGGCGGACCTACCGGTCAGCGACCTCATCGACCGCCTGCAGGAAGAAAATCAGGAACTGGCGATGGTTCGAGACCCCGACACCGACGAGGTGGTGGGTCTCGTCACCGCCTCCGACGCGTTCGAGTCGATTACGGGTCAGTTGTACGACCCGCTCGACCTCGGTGCCTAA
- a CDS encoding DUF7544 domain-containing protein has protein sequence MSWKAIDALDDARDATGSLLLPFDAGRWARLALIALFVGGIGSGGGTAGNAGNTGFTFPADGGVPPTDIPIDTFPGFVTPGRILALIIALAAIAILLGIIWSIIGSVMQFVFVDAVISKDVRIRTPFRERLGLGLRLFVFQVGLVVAVMLLLGLPLAAVVLGGINLDGSVFLLAIPLVFIAILVFLVLAIALQLTTDFVVPTMIAEDRRVIDSWRRVAPVFRAEFSEFGLYVLIRFVLGILAGIAIGVATALVLLVVAIPFAIVGGGILLVLTGAQVSAFSTAGLVLFGGLGLLFVFTAIAVGALVQMPVVTFFRYYSLFLLGSTDESLDLVSGFRTEDDTPAPEGPTPA, from the coding sequence ATGAGTTGGAAAGCAATCGACGCCCTCGACGACGCTCGTGACGCCACGGGGTCGCTCCTCCTCCCCTTCGACGCAGGTCGGTGGGCACGCCTCGCGCTCATCGCCCTCTTCGTCGGTGGTATCGGCAGCGGTGGTGGTACGGCTGGCAACGCAGGGAACACCGGGTTCACCTTCCCCGCAGATGGCGGGGTCCCGCCGACTGACATCCCGATCGACACCTTCCCGGGATTCGTCACGCCGGGTCGTATCCTCGCGCTCATCATCGCGCTGGCAGCAATCGCCATCCTCCTCGGCATCATCTGGTCGATTATCGGGTCCGTGATGCAGTTCGTCTTCGTCGATGCCGTCATCTCGAAAGACGTACGCATCAGAACGCCATTCCGCGAACGGCTCGGCCTCGGCCTCAGACTGTTCGTCTTCCAGGTTGGCCTCGTCGTCGCGGTCATGCTGTTGCTCGGTCTCCCCCTCGCAGCAGTCGTCCTCGGCGGCATCAACCTCGATGGGTCGGTGTTCCTCCTCGCGATACCGCTGGTGTTCATCGCCATATTGGTGTTCTTAGTGCTCGCCATCGCCCTCCAGTTGACCACCGACTTCGTCGTCCCGACGATGATTGCCGAAGACCGGCGCGTCATCGACTCGTGGCGTCGTGTCGCCCCTGTGTTCCGCGCCGAGTTCTCGGAGTTCGGTCTCTACGTCCTCATCAGGTTCGTCCTCGGCATCCTCGCGGGCATCGCCATCGGCGTCGCCACCGCGTTGGTCCTGCTCGTAGTCGCGATTCCGTTTGCGATCGTCGGCGGCGGAATCCTCCTGGTTCTCACCGGAGCGCAAGTCAGCGCGTTCTCCACCGCTGGGCTGGTGCTGTTCGGTGGCCTCGGGCTTCTGTTCGTCTTCACTGCAATCGCCGTGGGCGCACTCGTTCAGATGCCCGTCGTGACGTTCTTCCGGTACTACTCGCTGTTCCTCCTCGGAAGCACGGACGAGTCACTCGACCTCGTCTCTGGATTCCGTACCGAAGACGACACGCCGGCACCGGAAGGCCCGACGCCCGCCTGA
- a CDS encoding MFS transporter, which yields MTVENPRRALGVVFFIVFVDLLGFGILIPVIPLYALSFGATEFVGSLLIASYSAMQFLAAPLLGRLSDARGRRPVLLLSLTGSVIAWMLFGIAGSLAVLFAARMLAGAMGGNIATAQAYIADITPPEDRAKGLGLLGAAFGLGFVFGPALGGFFASDPVVAAARDIFPAIVPVSEFSLPSFAAAVITGTNLVVAFFVLPESRPPEERGSEATERESRIDQLLTALRTHGLGALVASFFLVSFAFSALESQFIFLTNDQYGYGATENAIILTYVGLVLAVVQGGLVGPLTDRFGEYRLAVAGAAIQVVMLAAVPFSPVFGTYIPTVGALVPIGPTLPPGVLALLAVMTPLSVGNALTNVSLNTLVSRSAGDDEQGGAFGLTQSAGSLARTFGPALAGGLYTGIAFWAPFVAGGLLMIPILFLLGRLDREVIASVTA from the coding sequence ATGACTGTCGAAAACCCACGTCGCGCCCTCGGGGTGGTCTTCTTCATCGTCTTCGTTGACCTCCTCGGGTTCGGAATCCTCATTCCCGTGATTCCGTTGTACGCGCTGTCGTTCGGGGCGACAGAGTTCGTTGGGAGTCTCCTCATCGCATCGTACTCTGCGATGCAGTTCCTCGCCGCACCACTTCTGGGCCGTCTCTCCGACGCTCGAGGTCGGCGTCCGGTTCTCTTGCTCTCGCTCACCGGCAGTGTCATCGCGTGGATGCTGTTCGGTATCGCGGGGTCGCTCGCAGTTCTGTTCGCCGCGCGCATGCTCGCGGGGGCGATGGGTGGCAACATCGCCACCGCGCAGGCGTACATCGCCGACATCACGCCGCCCGAAGACCGCGCGAAAGGACTCGGACTCCTCGGCGCCGCGTTCGGTCTCGGGTTCGTCTTCGGCCCGGCGCTCGGTGGGTTCTTCGCCAGCGATCCCGTCGTGGCCGCCGCCCGCGACATCTTTCCAGCAATCGTTCCAGTCTCGGAGTTCTCGCTTCCCAGTTTCGCCGCCGCCGTCATCACCGGCACGAATCTCGTCGTGGCGTTCTTCGTCCTCCCCGAGTCGCGCCCGCCGGAAGAACGCGGTTCGGAGGCCACCGAACGCGAGTCACGCATCGACCAACTCCTGACGGCACTCAGAACGCACGGCCTCGGTGCCCTCGTCGCGTCGTTCTTCCTCGTCTCCTTCGCCTTTTCCGCGCTGGAGAGCCAGTTCATCTTCCTCACGAACGACCAGTACGGGTACGGCGCGACCGAGAACGCGATTATCCTCACGTACGTCGGCCTCGTTCTCGCCGTCGTTCAAGGTGGCCTCGTCGGCCCCTTGACCGACCGATTCGGAGAGTACCGATTGGCCGTCGCTGGTGCGGCCATTCAGGTCGTCATGCTCGCTGCGGTGCCGTTCTCGCCGGTGTTCGGCACGTACATTCCCACCGTCGGTGCGCTGGTTCCCATCGGACCCACGCTTCCGCCGGGTGTGCTCGCACTGCTCGCCGTGATGACTCCGCTTTCGGTCGGAAACGCCCTGACGAACGTCTCGTTGAACACGCTCGTCTCTCGCTCTGCCGGCGACGACGAGCAGGGCGGTGCGTTCGGCCTCACCCAGAGTGCCGGGAGTCTCGCCCGTACCTTCGGACCAGCACTCGCAGGCGGACTCTACACCGGCATCGCGTTCTGGGCACCGTTCGTCGCGGGCGGGTTGCTGATGATTCCCATTCTCTTCCTTCTGGGCCGACTGGACCGTGAGGTCATCGCGTCGGTGACGGCGTAA
- a CDS encoding DUF7543 family protein — MSWTEVRRDERIVEWERSDGHATLRLRHGPNAWHVRFDRLHQSPEGRGYESRRFDDEAAARETLDEWKAAYDVDES; from the coding sequence ATGAGTTGGACGGAAGTCCGCCGTGACGAGCGTATCGTCGAGTGGGAACGAAGCGACGGGCACGCGACGCTTCGACTTCGGCACGGGCCGAACGCGTGGCACGTCAGATTCGACCGCCTCCACCAGTCGCCGGAGGGTCGTGGCTACGAAAGTCGCCGTTTCGACGACGAAGCCGCTGCGCGTGAGACGCTCGACGAGTGGAAAGCAGCGTACGACGTCGACGAGTCCTGA
- a CDS encoding ABC transporter permease, with translation MSTTTSTRELLTLLGAVARKQYILLRRYPVNTVGGLLAIYVFFALIFFGGRAVAGPAFDDSLDSLIVGYFLVTMAFSAYQDLAGNVMTEAQWGTLEQLYMAPLGFGRVMAAKTVVNVAFSFLWGGATLVLMLVTTGRSLTVDLLTVVPIGVFALASVVGVGFVMAGLALLYKRVNSIFGLLQFGFIGLAAAPVEQAPLLKLLPLAQGSFMLQRAMTGGVRLWEFPMSDIAVLVAVGVGYAVVGYLVFSVLTRRARQRGVLGHY, from the coding sequence ATGAGTACGACGACGTCGACACGCGAACTGCTGACGCTCCTCGGTGCAGTGGCGCGAAAACAGTACATCTTGCTTCGGCGGTATCCCGTGAACACCGTCGGTGGACTGCTCGCCATCTACGTGTTCTTCGCGCTTATCTTCTTCGGCGGACGTGCCGTCGCTGGCCCCGCGTTCGACGATTCGCTCGATTCGCTCATCGTCGGCTACTTCCTCGTGACGATGGCGTTCTCGGCGTATCAGGACCTCGCAGGGAACGTCATGACCGAAGCACAGTGGGGCACCCTCGAACAACTCTACATGGCACCGCTCGGATTCGGCCGCGTCATGGCGGCGAAGACGGTCGTAAACGTCGCGTTTAGCTTCCTCTGGGGCGGCGCGACACTCGTGTTGATGCTCGTGACGACCGGCCGCTCGCTCACTGTCGACCTCCTGACGGTCGTCCCAATCGGCGTCTTCGCGCTCGCGTCAGTCGTCGGCGTCGGATTCGTGATGGCCGGTCTCGCGCTTCTCTACAAGCGTGTCAACAGTATCTTCGGGTTACTGCAGTTCGGCTTCATCGGCCTCGCCGCCGCACCCGTCGAACAAGCGCCGTTGCTCAAGCTGTTGCCACTCGCACAGGGGAGTTTCATGTTACAACGAGCGATGACTGGTGGCGTCAGGCTCTGGGAGTTCCCGATGTCCGACATCGCCGTTCTGGTCGCCGTCGGGGTCGGATACGCTGTCGTCGGATATCTCGTGTTCAGCGTCCTCACGCGTCGCGCTCGGCAACGGGGTGTCCTCGGACACTACTGA
- a CDS encoding ABC transporter ATP-binding protein, which yields MRSAAVSATAREQARTTHTDRSPRRAEHTDPPVIEVSNLTKRYGEVAAVDDVSFSVEQGTILGVLGPNGAGKTTMLKAMLGLLVPSDGTVRVCGIDVHDEPARAYRRVGATLEGARNIYWRLTVRENLAFFAGLAGESARDPAVRERHDSLLDQLGLLDRADDVVNELSRGMKQKVALACALARDVEVAFLDEPTLGLDVESSVDLRRELRRLADERGLTVVLTSHDMSVVEDLCDRVLVVNHGHLVADDGVTSLVELFRTSAVRLVVDGPLSVETERSIRAAYTVESWETDGDRTRVLVALEDANDLPALSARFVEDGGRLVSVNTVEPDLTEAFLQLTGGEER from the coding sequence ATGAGGTCCGCTGCCGTCTCGGCGACGGCACGCGAACAGGCGCGAACGACCCACACCGACCGAAGTCCTCGTCGCGCCGAACACACAGACCCACCGGTCATCGAAGTCTCGAATCTGACCAAACGGTACGGCGAGGTTGCTGCCGTCGACGACGTCTCCTTTTCGGTCGAACAAGGCACTATCCTCGGTGTCCTCGGCCCGAACGGCGCGGGCAAGACGACGATGCTGAAAGCGATGCTCGGCCTACTGGTCCCATCCGACGGCACGGTCCGAGTCTGCGGAATCGACGTTCACGACGAACCGGCGCGTGCGTACCGACGGGTCGGCGCCACGTTAGAGGGCGCACGAAACATCTACTGGCGACTGACGGTCCGCGAGAACCTCGCGTTCTTCGCTGGACTCGCTGGTGAGTCTGCCCGGGACCCGGCGGTCAGAGAGCGTCACGACTCACTTTTGGACCAACTGGGCCTCCTCGACAGGGCCGACGACGTGGTGAACGAACTCTCTCGGGGGATGAAACAGAAAGTCGCCCTCGCGTGTGCCCTCGCCCGCGACGTCGAAGTCGCCTTTCTCGACGAACCGACGCTCGGACTCGACGTGGAGAGTTCGGTCGACCTGCGGCGAGAACTCCGCCGACTGGCCGACGAACGCGGACTCACTGTCGTCCTCACGAGTCACGACATGAGCGTCGTCGAAGACCTGTGTGACCGCGTCCTCGTCGTGAACCACGGCCACCTCGTCGCCGACGACGGCGTGACTTCACTCGTCGAACTGTTCCGAACGAGCGCGGTTCGTCTCGTCGTCGATGGACCGCTGTCGGTCGAGACGGAACGGTCGATTCGTGCGGCGTACACCGTCGAGTCGTGGGAGACCGACGGCGACCGGACGCGCGTCCTCGTCGCCCTCGAAGACGCGAACGACCTCCCCGCGTTGTCGGCGCGGTTCGTCGAAGACGGTGGGCGACTCGTGTCGGTGAACACCGTCGAACCCGACCTGACGGAGGCGTTCTTGCAGTTGACCGGTGGTGAGGAACGATGA
- a CDS encoding CBS domain-containing protein, translated as MSTKATVKEYMTREVQTVSPSNTVADVARRIAESDGHNGFPVCEGRKVEGFVTARDILLADDDEPIETVMATDLVVAHPEMDINDAARVILRSGIQKLPVVDDAGNLVGIISNTDVIRSQIERATPEKVGKLMRTLEQIHGITVHQERRKITISGLIPTQARVYADELEGRKYELVRGLAEPLVVIDNNGTMLLADGHHRALAADSIDMDEMDAYVIVIDDPVELGMQRTAEKEGLRSIDDIDIVDYARHPLVESTRRLQ; from the coding sequence ATGAGTACAAAAGCGACCGTCAAAGAGTACATGACTCGCGAGGTTCAGACCGTCTCTCCGAGCAACACGGTCGCAGACGTGGCCCGCCGCATCGCCGAAAGCGACGGCCACAACGGGTTTCCTGTCTGTGAAGGCCGCAAAGTCGAAGGCTTCGTCACTGCTCGCGATATCCTCCTCGCGGACGACGACGAACCAATCGAGACCGTGATGGCGACAGACCTCGTCGTCGCACACCCCGAGATGGACATCAACGACGCCGCCCGGGTCATCCTCCGCTCGGGCATCCAGAAACTGCCGGTCGTCGACGACGCCGGCAATCTCGTCGGTATCATCTCGAACACCGACGTCATTCGAAGTCAAATCGAGCGCGCGACGCCCGAGAAGGTCGGGAAACTCATGCGGACGCTCGAACAGATTCACGGCATCACCGTCCATCAAGAACGACGGAAGATTACCATCTCTGGCCTCATTCCGACGCAAGCGCGAGTGTACGCCGACGAGTTGGAAGGGCGGAAGTACGAACTCGTACGCGGTCTCGCAGAACCACTCGTCGTCATCGACAACAACGGCACGATGCTGTTGGCCGACGGTCACCACCGTGCACTGGCTGCCGACAGCATCGACATGGACGAGATGGACGCGTACGTCATCGTCATCGACGACCCCGTCGAACTCGGGATGCAACGCACCGCCGAGAAGGAAGGACTCCGCTCTATCGACGACATCGACATCGTCGACTACGCCCGGCATCCGCTCGTCGAGAGCACGCGGCGACTGCAATGA
- a CDS encoding DHH family phosphoesterase, with the protein MVRRLVLGCGSVGGTLVEKLADKSGSVIVVTDRKGLADDFRADGIAATAGDPKDPTNYPEYADVVVVAADSADENREIATVAREHFPDASLVVSLGNDPSEAARAAIERVADELIDPTRTVADRIYDAAGTAHSERLARLMRVLRGLDGPLAIVMHDNPDPDAIASGLALQSIAERANVEADICYFGDISHQENRALVNLLDINLRVLDEAPPPGRYAGYALVDHSRPGVNDRLPTETTIDIVVDHHPPRAPVEATYVDLRSGAGATSTLLTEYLERLGIVPDRQVATALLFGIRVDTDDFTREVSTADFEAAAYLFPQVDTDLLERVETPSMTSDTMMTLARSISNRDVRGEILTSNVGDIRERDALAQAADHLLGMDGIDVTIVYGVMDGTVYVSGRAQGGRVDLGEMFRDALGPIGSAGGHADMAGAQIPLGILADVGDDSRESLATIVTEIVAGRIYETLEHPPSTPRLDVDVTFEYPLDE; encoded by the coding sequence ATGGTACGTCGCCTGGTTCTCGGCTGTGGGTCTGTCGGTGGAACCCTCGTCGAGAAACTCGCCGACAAGTCCGGTTCAGTTATCGTCGTCACCGACCGGAAAGGGCTGGCCGACGATTTCCGTGCCGACGGCATTGCGGCGACAGCAGGCGACCCGAAAGACCCGACGAACTATCCGGAGTACGCCGACGTAGTTGTCGTCGCTGCAGACTCTGCAGACGAGAACCGAGAGATTGCGACGGTGGCACGTGAGCACTTCCCCGACGCGTCACTCGTCGTCTCCCTCGGGAACGACCCGAGCGAGGCGGCCCGTGCGGCTATCGAACGCGTCGCCGACGAACTCATCGACCCAACCCGAACCGTCGCAGACCGCATCTACGACGCCGCCGGGACGGCCCACAGCGAACGACTCGCTCGTTTGATGCGGGTTCTCCGGGGTCTCGACGGCCCACTCGCAATCGTGATGCACGACAACCCTGACCCCGACGCAATCGCCTCCGGGTTAGCGTTACAGTCGATTGCGGAACGCGCGAACGTCGAAGCCGACATCTGTTACTTCGGGGATATCTCTCACCAGGAGAACCGAGCGTTGGTGAATCTCCTCGACATCAACCTTCGCGTCCTCGACGAGGCACCACCACCGGGGCGGTACGCAGGGTACGCCCTCGTCGACCACTCGCGCCCCGGTGTCAACGACCGCCTGCCGACGGAGACGACGATAGACATCGTCGTCGACCACCACCCACCACGGGCACCGGTCGAAGCCACCTACGTCGACCTCAGAAGCGGTGCCGGCGCGACGAGTACACTCCTCACGGAGTATCTCGAGCGACTCGGCATCGTCCCTGACAGACAGGTCGCGACAGCACTCCTGTTCGGGATTCGCGTCGACACCGACGACTTCACACGAGAGGTCTCGACCGCCGACTTCGAGGCCGCCGCGTACCTCTTCCCACAGGTCGACACCGACCTCTTAGAACGGGTCGAGACGCCGAGTATGACCTCCGACACGATGATGACGCTCGCGCGCAGCATCTCGAACCGAGACGTTCGTGGCGAGATACTCACGTCGAACGTGGGCGACATCCGGGAGCGAGATGCGCTCGCACAGGCCGCCGACCACCTGCTTGGGATGGACGGCATCGACGTCACCATCGTCTACGGTGTGATGGATGGGACGGTGTACGTCTCCGGGCGCGCACAGGGTGGCCGTGTCGACCTCGGCGAGATGTTCCGTGACGCACTCGGCCCCATCGGAAGCGCCGGTGGGCACGCAGATATGGCGGGCGCGCAGATTCCACTCGGCATCTTAGCCGACGTCGGCGACGACTCTCGGGAGTCGCTCGCAACGATCGTCACGGAAATCGTCGCTGGACGCATCTACGAGACACTCGAACACCCACCCTCTACCCCGCGTCTGGACGTGGACGTCACGTTCGAGTACCCATTGGACGAGTAG